A part of Dehalogenimonas sp. W genomic DNA contains:
- a CDS encoding response regulator transcription factor: protein MDTIFIIDDEPNIVELARLYLEREGYKVVSSASGIEAINQITLASPSLIILDIMLPDIDGFEVLKRLRRFSQVPVLMLSARREDIDKIVGLESGADDYLTKPFNPHELLARVKALLRRSNMGATPEVIKLGGLDIDIAGRQVTADSTVIPLRHKEFTLLLTLVRQPGVVFSRETLLNKVWGYDYYGDTRTVDVHINHLRTKLEDTGIEIETLRGIGYKVKAVKEIP, encoded by the coding sequence ATGGATACGATTTTCATTATCGACGATGAACCCAATATTGTGGAGCTGGCCAGACTTTATCTGGAACGGGAGGGCTACAAGGTAGTCAGTTCGGCCAGCGGAATTGAAGCAATTAATCAGATTACCCTTGCCAGCCCCAGCCTGATAATACTTGACATCATGCTGCCTGATATTGACGGCTTTGAGGTTCTAAAAAGATTGCGCCGGTTCAGTCAGGTACCGGTGCTTATGCTTTCCGCCCGTCGTGAGGACATTGATAAGATCGTTGGCCTGGAGTCCGGCGCCGATGATTACCTGACCAAACCCTTTAATCCTCATGAACTGCTAGCCCGGGTCAAGGCGTTACTCCGGCGCAGTAATATGGGCGCAACGCCCGAAGTCATCAAGCTGGGCGGATTGGATATTGATATTGCCGGACGCCAGGTAACAGCGGATAGTACGGTTATTCCTTTACGACACAAGGAGTTCACACTCCTGCTGACGCTTGTCCGCCAGCCAGGTGTCGTATTCAGTCGGGAGACGCTGCTCAATAAAGTATGGGGGTATGATTATTATGGGGATACCCGCACCGTGGATGTTCATATCAATCATCTGCGGACTAAACTCGAAGATACCGGCATTGAGATAGAGACATTGCGCGGTATCGGCTACAAGGTAAAAGCGGTAAAGGAAATTCCATGA
- a CDS encoding IS110 family transposase, producing MATLCYFGIDVSKNRLDVAANPDESSWQFSNDEKGISQLLTLISKHSPELVVLEPTGGYEIPVTVALAAEGVKVVVVNARQIREYARAIGKLAKTDKIDASVIASFAAVIKPAIRPVNDDQALRLKATVSRRRQLSDMVKAETSRLDKPYHEEIKLHILAHIAWLREELSRIDDDLKQMIQNSPVWREKDELLKSVPGIGNVLSAVILAELPELGTLNRKQIAALVGVAPFNRDSGAMRGKRMIWGGRATVRAALYMAALVGIRYNPLISEFYYHLLSHGKAKKLALVACMRRLLTILNAIIKHRTEWKYA from the coding sequence ATGGCAACGCTCTGTTATTTCGGCATCGATGTCTCCAAAAACCGCCTGGATGTGGCGGCAAACCCCGATGAGTCTTCATGGCAATTCTCCAATGATGAGAAGGGCATCAGCCAATTGCTGACCCTAATCAGCAAACACTCCCCGGAACTGGTGGTATTGGAGCCGACCGGCGGTTATGAAATCCCGGTGACCGTGGCTCTGGCCGCTGAAGGCGTAAAAGTGGTGGTCGTCAATGCCCGCCAGATCAGGGAATACGCCCGGGCAATAGGCAAATTGGCCAAGACAGACAAGATTGATGCATCGGTCATTGCCAGTTTCGCGGCGGTCATCAAGCCGGCAATACGGCCGGTGAACGATGACCAGGCCTTGAGGCTCAAGGCTACAGTAAGCCGGCGCCGCCAGTTATCTGATATGGTCAAAGCGGAGACTTCCCGTCTGGACAAACCTTATCATGAAGAAATTAAACTCCACATTCTTGCTCACATCGCATGGTTGCGTGAGGAACTCAGCCGCATAGACGATGATTTGAAGCAGATGATTCAAAACAGTCCGGTATGGCGTGAAAAGGACGAGTTGTTAAAGAGCGTGCCGGGCATCGGTAATGTACTGTCTGCGGTTATTCTGGCTGAATTGCCTGAACTGGGCACCCTGAATCGTAAACAGATAGCAGCTTTGGTTGGCGTGGCACCATTCAATAGAGACAGCGGAGCCATGAGAGGCAAACGAATGATTTGGGGAGGCCGGGCCACGGTCAGGGCTGCACTTTACATGGCGGCCCTGGTAGGTATTCGGTACAATCCCTTAATCAGCGAGTTCTATTATCACCTCCTGAGCCACGGTAAAGCGAAAAAGCTGGCACTGGTCGCTTGCATGAGACGTCTACTTACCATCTTGAATGCAATTATCAAACACCGTACTGAGTGGAAATATGCCTAA
- a CDS encoding glycosyltransferase family 39 protein yields MKSIYYFYGGLMVLVGLFLAAHFAVVASPTTPFFDEKYYIVDARHIIAGDGTDRIEHPPLGKLIISSGILIFGDNPFGWRIMPVLFGAASIVLLYLICRRLNLGGRAAFFVTFLFALENLSFVQSGIAMLDVFSVTFMLASFYLYLRGNWLSSGVFIGLAGLAGLAKLTGFLALPIIALHWLLTNRRKVRRFALSLAAAPAAYLAVLPLLDWVIWGKFINPVTETKTMLDVLSASTFANLPSEMLSRPWEWLTQIELITYWPEPHYLAMLSPTLLLLWLPAAIYTVAKLRDKAPWALFAAVWFAGTYLLWIPATLITDRISYIFYLYPAVPAIALFTGCALLALESRLLRDRLVWRVKVGRWLITVVALIHLGLFIYLSPLPYWGKLVFGLAFYVLLRYYLNRADNEPLNTEVLT; encoded by the coding sequence GTGAAATCGATTTATTATTTTTACGGTGGCCTGATGGTCCTAGTTGGGCTTTTTCTAGCCGCTCATTTTGCGGTTGTCGCTTCGCCGACGACTCCGTTCTTTGATGAAAAATACTACATAGTAGATGCCCGCCATATTATCGCAGGTGACGGCACCGACCGGATAGAACACCCACCCCTCGGTAAACTGATTATCAGCTCCGGCATCTTGATATTCGGTGATAATCCCTTCGGCTGGCGTATCATGCCGGTGCTGTTCGGTGCTGCCTCCATTGTCCTGCTGTATCTCATCTGCCGTCGCTTGAATCTGGGTGGGCGGGCGGCTTTCTTTGTCACCTTCCTATTTGCGCTGGAAAACCTGAGCTTTGTTCAGTCCGGTATCGCCATGCTGGACGTTTTCAGCGTTACCTTTATGCTGGCTTCTTTCTATCTCTATTTGCGGGGTAACTGGCTGTCCAGCGGTGTATTTATCGGGCTGGCCGGGCTGGCCGGGCTGGCCAAGCTAACCGGTTTCCTGGCTTTACCCATCATCGCCTTGCACTGGCTGCTTACCAACCGCCGAAAGGTTCGCCGTTTCGCCCTTTCCCTGGCCGCCGCCCCGGCGGCCTATCTGGCCGTTCTGCCGCTATTGGACTGGGTCATCTGGGGCAAGTTCATCAATCCGGTTACTGAAACCAAAACCATGCTGGACGTGTTAAGTGCTTCCACCTTCGCTAATCTGCCGTCGGAGATGCTCAGCCGTCCCTGGGAGTGGCTGACGCAGATTGAACTTATCACCTATTGGCCGGAGCCGCACTATCTGGCCATGCTCAGTCCCACATTACTGCTGCTCTGGCTTCCTGCCGCTATATATACCGTCGCTAAATTGAGGGATAAAGCCCCCTGGGCGTTATTCGCTGCCGTCTGGTTTGCCGGAACGTACCTGTTATGGATACCGGCTACCCTGATTACCGACCGCATCAGTTACATCTTCTACCTCTATCCGGCAGTCCCGGCCATTGCCCTGTTCACCGGTTGCGCCTTGCTGGCTCTGGAGAGCCGTCTGCTGCGTGACCGGTTAGTCTGGCGGGTCAAGGTCGGGCGTTGGCTTATTACCGTGGTGGCCCTTATTCACCTGGGCTTGTTTATCTACCTGTCGCCCCTTCCTTACTGGGGCAAACTGGTGTTTGGTTTGGCGTTCTATGTTCTGCTGCGGTATTATCTGAACAGGGCTGACAATGAACCGCTCAATACTGAGGTATTGACATAA
- a CDS encoding ferritin-like domain-containing protein — protein sequence MGKTAQPDYSEVITLLNRTLNLEYSIIIHLPRISNAFKDPVIRDKVMHLSAASVKHADTVAASIEKLGGKAEWNFESFPDDGDLVKMFEDQEAREELAHQMHSEVVRLLPEGLKPKFREIAKEEEWHIKVAQEILDYLKRQQAAG from the coding sequence ATGGGTAAAACGGCACAGCCCGATTACAGTGAGGTCATCACGCTCCTGAACCGCACCCTCAACCTGGAATACTCCATCATCATCCACCTGCCGCGCATCTCCAATGCCTTTAAGGATCCCGTCATCAGGGACAAGGTCATGCACCTGTCCGCCGCCTCAGTGAAACACGCCGACACGGTAGCTGCGTCCATTGAAAAACTGGGCGGCAAGGCAGAATGGAACTTTGAGTCCTTCCCCGATGACGGCGACCTGGTTAAGATGTTTGAAGATCAGGAAGCGCGGGAAGAACTGGCGCATCAGATGCATAGCGAGGTAGTCAGACTGCTGCCGGAAGGATTGAAACCTAAATTCCGGGAGATCGCCAAAGAAGAAGAATGGCACATTAAAGTGGCGCAGGAGATCTTGGATTACCTGAAGCGGCAACAAGCCGCAGGGTGA
- a CDS encoding glycosyltransferase family 87 protein: MNLHFFRNTLIGRHPSVTAFIIAHIAIFAFVFNSGFYADYVIDAFGIFHQYAADILNGQLPYRDFAVEYPPVALLLMVIPALFGDGYASFSTAFVAGIIFIDLLTLVLLAGLSRRLGLTVWKTLAVYTLALLAVGPIVSLRYDLPVAALTLLAVFALIVGRNKTAWVVLGLAVMAKLYAVVLVPLFLLWHWRRGEKRALVHGSLAFGITLAVLSAVPLVISAGGYIDSFLYHSDRPIQLESLYASVMLAGDRLGWWVADTFYSFGSVNVAAPGAGFFASYYWLFVGAGLLLVYWLFDRFLVRTEGVKNKKGERDNARALGLVAFSAAAITVFMVFNKVLSPQFIIWLLPLVPLLWRASRLSWVILFVVGWLTAYVYPLHYIELQLGEGAVTWVLLARNVLLVGLVFTLVRGIMKMKSLDYHGPILQRNGKKFGKSTY; the protein is encoded by the coding sequence GTGAATCTTCACTTTTTCCGTAACACCCTCATCGGCCGGCATCCGTCGGTCACCGCTTTTATCATCGCCCATATTGCCATCTTCGCCTTCGTCTTTAACTCCGGTTTTTATGCCGACTATGTTATTGATGCCTTTGGCATTTTTCACCAATATGCCGCGGATATCCTGAACGGCCAGTTGCCGTACCGGGATTTTGCCGTGGAATACCCTCCCGTTGCCCTGTTGCTGATGGTTATCCCGGCGCTGTTTGGTGACGGGTATGCCTCTTTCTCCACCGCTTTTGTTGCCGGTATCATTTTTATTGATCTGCTGACGCTGGTCTTGCTGGCGGGCTTGTCCCGCCGCTTGGGGCTGACCGTCTGGAAGACGCTGGCGGTTTACACGCTAGCGCTGCTGGCCGTCGGGCCTATTGTCTCGCTCCGGTACGACCTGCCGGTGGCGGCTTTGACCCTTCTGGCTGTCTTTGCCCTCATCGTTGGCAGAAATAAAACCGCCTGGGTTGTCCTGGGGCTGGCGGTCATGGCCAAGCTCTATGCCGTGGTGCTGGTGCCGCTCTTTCTATTGTGGCACTGGCGCCGGGGGGAAAAGCGGGCGCTGGTACACGGCAGTCTGGCCTTCGGTATCACCCTGGCGGTATTGTCGGCGGTGCCGCTCGTGATCAGCGCCGGGGGCTACATTGATTCCTTCCTCTATCATTCTGACCGGCCGATTCAGCTTGAATCCCTGTATGCCTCGGTCATGCTGGCCGGTGATCGCCTGGGCTGGTGGGTGGCGGATACCTTTTATTCCTTCGGCTCGGTTAATGTTGCTGCACCGGGTGCCGGTTTCTTCGCCTCGTATTACTGGCTGTTCGTCGGTGCCGGTTTACTGCTGGTCTATTGGCTGTTTGACCGCTTTCTGGTCAGAACCGAGGGTGTAAAGAACAAAAAAGGGGAGCGGGATAATGCGCGGGCACTGGGGCTGGTGGCTTTTTCCGCGGCGGCAATAACGGTGTTTATGGTGTTCAATAAAGTCCTGTCGCCGCAGTTCATCATCTGGCTGCTGCCGCTGGTTCCTCTGTTGTGGCGGGCCAGTCGGTTATCCTGGGTGATATTGTTTGTTGTCGGCTGGCTGACGGCTTATGTCTATCCGCTCCATTACATTGAACTCCAGTTGGGCGAAGGGGCGGTCACCTGGGTGCTGCTGGCGCGGAATGTCCTGCTGGTTGGGCTGGTGTTTACGCTGGTGCGCGGCATCATGAAAATGAAATCATTGGATTACCATGGACCGATCCTCCAGCGGAATGGCAAAAAATTCGGTAAAAGTACCTATTGA
- a CDS encoding DUF2202 domain-containing protein yields the protein MFKRISYLMLVIAFVSMLVLAACSQDSADVNNPPPTTPAITDADKEGIVYIYELEKLARDVYQHFYTTWGSPVLNVISGSEQSHMDIMKELMDKYNLANPAAGKGSGEFSTSDLQQMYNALILSGSASEIDALLTAAEIEELDIIDIAEVVAKIDKFDIVSAFNKLTEGSENHLGIFTAKLKELGVEYQPQHISQQEFDRIIATVTTPTATSTPVIATFSELALKGKLSYNGNCFNCHGNSLSTGPSSVAILASYQNAQGLLARISTMPTRGQQDEWEVISYLLLEHNWVSGDAVFNKDTLSQILLTR from the coding sequence ATGTTTAAAAGAATCAGCTATCTCATGTTGGTGATTGCGTTCGTTTCCATGCTGGTGCTTGCGGCGTGTTCCCAGGACTCTGCTGATGTTAACAATCCCCCACCCACCACTCCGGCCATCACGGATGCTGACAAAGAAGGCATCGTTTATATCTATGAACTGGAAAAGTTAGCCAGGGATGTCTACCAGCACTTCTACACCACCTGGGGATCGCCTGTCCTGAATGTTATCAGCGGCAGTGAGCAATCCCACATGGATATCATGAAAGAACTCATGGATAAATATAACCTGGCTAATCCGGCTGCCGGCAAAGGTAGTGGTGAGTTCAGCACCAGTGACCTGCAACAAATGTACAACGCCCTCATCCTGAGCGGTTCAGCCTCAGAGATTGATGCCCTGCTTACCGCAGCTGAGATTGAGGAATTGGACATCATAGACATCGCGGAAGTCGTGGCTAAAATAGATAAATTTGATATCGTCTCCGCCTTCAATAAATTAACCGAAGGCTCCGAGAATCATTTAGGGATATTTACCGCCAAATTAAAAGAACTGGGCGTGGAATACCAGCCGCAGCACATCTCTCAACAGGAGTTTGACCGGATTATTGCCACGGTGACCACCCCCACCGCTACCAGTACCCCTGTGATTGCCACCTTCAGTGAACTGGCGCTGAAAGGTAAATTATCCTATAACGGTAACTGCTTTAACTGCCACGGCAACTCTTTATCTACCGGGCCTTCCAGTGTTGCCATTTTAGCGTCATACCAGAACGCCCAAGGCCTGCTGGCGCGGATTTCCACTATGCCGACAAGAGGCCAGCAGGATGAATGGGAAGTAATATCCTATCTGCTCCTGGAACATAATTGGGTTTCCGGCGATGCGGTATTTAATAAAGACACCCTGTCTCAGATATTATTAACGCGGTGA
- a CDS encoding DUF2283 domain-containing protein — MLIQYDKEADAIYIKFKQGKYAYGKELDDLRRVDYDSKDRPIGVELLCVSRGIDTMDLPRRPEIDELLAQQCFKVLV, encoded by the coding sequence ATGTTGATTCAATACGATAAAGAAGCCGACGCCATATATATCAAATTCAAGCAGGGCAAGTATGCCTACGGCAAGGAATTAGATGATCTGCGCCGTGTGGATTATGACTCCAAAGACCGGCCTATCGGTGTTGAGCTGTTATGCGTCAGCCGTGGTATTGATACCATGGACCTCCCCCGACGCCCTGAGATTGATGAATTACTCGCACAACAATGTTTCAAGGTGCTGGTTTAA
- a CDS encoding type II secretion system protein, whose translation MSKVRRQSGFTLIEILVVVAILGVIGAFAIPNILSFMGRGDVSAAKTEQHNLTVAASAAKYAVENGEAASFGFDATAKIWDPDAEGLDKGDPAYYLDKVTKYQWAVSSTGTVTPGSAADGNPIGS comes from the coding sequence ATGAGTAAAGTTAGGCGACAGAGCGGATTCACCCTTATTGAAATACTGGTCGTTGTTGCTATTCTTGGTGTCATCGGTGCTTTCGCTATTCCTAATATTCTTTCGTTTATGGGTAGAGGTGATGTCTCTGCCGCTAAAACCGAACAGCATAACCTCACCGTTGCCGCCAGTGCGGCGAAATATGCGGTTGAAAATGGGGAAGCCGCCAGTTTCGGCTTTGATGCCACTGCCAAAATTTGGGACCCCGACGCTGAAGGTCTGGACAAAGGTGACCCGGCTTATTACCTGGATAAGGTCACTAAGTATCAGTGGGCGGTCAGCAGCACGGGTACTGTAACCCCCGGTTCCGCGGCTGACGGTAATCCCATCGGCAGCTAA
- a CDS encoding type II toxin-antitoxin system HicA family toxin, producing the protein MSRIPALTGERLIKALSKAGFSILRQRGSHVYLAHTDGRATVVPVHKGETIGRGLMKKIMRDTELSQAELLKLL; encoded by the coding sequence ATGAGCAGAATTCCGGCATTGACCGGGGAACGGCTGATTAAGGCGCTATCAAAGGCCGGTTTTTCAATACTAAGACAACGCGGTAGTCATGTGTATCTGGCTCATACGGACGGCAGGGCGACGGTGGTGCCGGTTCACAAAGGCGAAACCATTGGCCGCGGTTTGATGAAAAAGATCATGAGAGATACTGAACTTTCTCAAGCTGAATTACTGAAATTGTTGTGA
- a CDS encoding DUF4258 domain-containing protein, translated as MTPDKLPHYSLHAIERMMERHITKAEVEFVLNNPEETRSDPKGNIIQVAFPGGRRIKIVVSRDSSNFIITAAD; from the coding sequence TTGACTCCCGATAAACTCCCTCATTACTCCCTTCATGCTATTGAACGTATGATGGAAAGGCACATCACCAAAGCTGAAGTTGAGTTTGTTCTGAACAATCCGGAGGAAACCCGTTCAGACCCAAAGGGCAACATTATCCAGGTAGCTTTCCCCGGCGGCAGGCGGATAAAAATCGTGGTTTCCAGGGACAGTAGTAACTTCATCATCACCGCCGCCGATTAA
- a CDS encoding DUF1801 domain-containing protein yields MDNKNPPQTIDEYIARFPEEVQVILQEMRRTISAAAPEAVEAIRYQMPTFKLKGKNLIHFAAFKHHIGLYPTPSGITAFDKELAPYKKAKGSAQFPLGKPVPYDLVRRITEFRVGEEG; encoded by the coding sequence ATGGATAATAAAAACCCACCCCAAACCATTGACGAATACATCGCCAGGTTCCCTGAAGAGGTGCAGGTAATCCTTCAGGAAATGCGGCGCACCATCAGCGCCGCCGCGCCGGAGGCCGTTGAGGCCATCAGGTATCAGATGCCCACTTTCAAACTGAAGGGGAAAAACCTGATTCACTTCGCCGCCTTCAAACATCACATCGGCCTGTACCCTACCCCGTCCGGCATCACCGCCTTTGATAAGGAACTGGCACCCTACAAAAAGGCTAAGGGCTCAGCGCAATTCCCGCTGGGCAAGCCGGTGCCGTATGACCTGGTGCGGCGGATAACGGAGTTCAGGGTGGGGGAAGAGGGTTAG
- a CDS encoding type II toxin-antitoxin system HicB family antitoxin codes for MKEFTVVIEKDEDGYFVGSVPQLHGCHTQAKTLDKLMIRIKEAVLLCLETEDDLGEGLQFIGVQKIAV; via the coding sequence ATGAAAGAATTCACTGTTGTAATTGAAAAGGATGAAGACGGGTATTTTGTAGGCAGTGTTCCGCAACTCCACGGCTGCCATACCCAGGCCAAGACACTGGACAAATTAATGATCCGGATCAAGGAAGCCGTGTTGTTATGCCTTGAAACTGAAGATGATCTTGGGGAAGGGCTTCAATTCATTGGTGTTCAGAAAATAGCGGTATGA
- a CDS encoding type II secretion system protein, with the protein MKFLENLKMKKLRKGQKGFTLIELLVVIAILGVIAAVAVPNIISFIGSGETEAAAAELHNVTVAVTAALVAGDGTIIGYSNVVIPAKTTPANDPGTYLLSTTQWKYTIGTTGTIAQGAKA; encoded by the coding sequence ATGAAGTTCCTAGAAAATCTAAAAATGAAAAAACTCCGCAAGGGCCAGAAAGGCTTCACCCTTATTGAGCTTTTGGTGGTCATTGCCATCCTGGGCGTCATCGCCGCCGTGGCCGTGCCGAATATCATCAGCTTTATTGGGAGTGGTGAGACTGAGGCTGCCGCTGCTGAATTGCACAATGTAACAGTCGCAGTTACAGCGGCGTTAGTTGCAGGTGATGGCACTATTATCGGCTATTCTAACGTTGTAATTCCTGCAAAAACTACACCTGCCAACGACCCTGGCACCTATCTATTAAGCACTACTCAGTGGAAGTATACAATCGGTACTACCGGTACGATTGCTCAAGGTGCCAAAGCTTAA
- a CDS encoding HAMP domain-containing sensor histidine kinase, with product MSLRLRLFLTYSLAVIVTLSLAALGSTILLRGYADRLALESLQDTARPISVQIVSLVRGGTTVTELVENLQEQADTNQVTIFFVGRTGSVLRQIAPADQGPISVAQGSFPQGITQATTGEFVADSGEAFLYAAYPLGQAPQQLIKAQQLVVAIPQPKIGAIVSGLIRPFFWAGIIALAGSLILALLLARSVSRPVKEVILAADTIAGGDYKYRIKSREPGDIGNLARSFDRMADKVEAYQLKLQHFVADISHELKSPLTAIQGFSQALIDGTAADDTTRNKAALVINNESRRLRHQIDELLDLSRLQSGQFQMQFSKCDMTEILQQSIDLLSIAAADKSITMKLTAESGLWIQGDAERLEQVFNNLLDNAVKNSPSFSEVRIEARNTDKKIITSVIDEGPGIHPDHLERVFDRFYQINGLRTGVGLGLAISKEIVLAHQGSIEAKSKPGTGAEFLVSLPGIDPP from the coding sequence ATGAGTCTCCGTTTAAGATTGTTCCTTACCTATTCACTGGCGGTCATCGTCACCTTATCGCTGGCGGCTTTAGGCAGCACGATACTGCTTCGCGGATATGCCGACCGGTTGGCTTTGGAAAGCCTCCAGGACACGGCCAGACCGATCAGCGTCCAGATTGTTTCCCTGGTCAGGGGCGGCACCACGGTCACCGAATTAGTGGAAAATCTGCAGGAGCAGGCAGACACCAATCAGGTAACTATCTTTTTTGTCGGCAGAACCGGCTCGGTGTTACGTCAGATCGCTCCGGCGGATCAAGGCCCGATTTCAGTCGCTCAAGGTTCTTTTCCTCAGGGCATTACACAGGCAACGACCGGTGAATTTGTGGCCGACAGCGGTGAGGCTTTTCTATACGCCGCCTATCCCCTGGGACAGGCGCCCCAACAGCTCATCAAAGCCCAGCAACTGGTGGTGGCAATACCGCAACCGAAAATCGGGGCTATTGTGTCAGGGTTGATCCGACCTTTTTTCTGGGCCGGCATCATCGCCCTGGCCGGATCCCTGATTCTGGCCCTGTTGCTGGCACGCTCAGTTTCACGACCAGTCAAAGAGGTAATTCTGGCCGCCGACACAATTGCCGGGGGTGATTACAAATACCGGATCAAATCCAGGGAACCCGGAGATATCGGTAATCTGGCCCGGAGTTTTGACCGCATGGCCGATAAGGTTGAGGCCTACCAACTAAAACTACAGCATTTTGTAGCCGATATATCACACGAGCTTAAAAGCCCGCTGACCGCCATTCAGGGATTTTCTCAGGCACTGATTGACGGCACCGCGGCTGATGACACTACCCGCAACAAGGCCGCGCTGGTCATTAACAATGAGTCACGCCGACTGCGGCATCAGATTGACGAACTCCTGGATCTGTCCCGTCTTCAGTCAGGTCAGTTTCAGATGCAGTTTAGTAAATGCGACATGACAGAAATCCTGCAGCAATCCATTGATCTGTTAAGCATTGCGGCTGCTGATAAATCCATTACCATGAAATTGACAGCCGAATCCGGACTATGGATACAGGGCGATGCGGAACGGCTGGAACAGGTCTTCAATAATCTGCTGGATAATGCCGTAAAAAACAGCCCTTCTTTCTCCGAGGTCAGGATAGAGGCCCGAAACACTGACAAGAAAATAATAACCTCAGTCATTGATGAAGGTCCGGGAATTCATCCGGATCATTTGGAAAGAGTATTTGACCGCTTCTATCAGATTAACGGGCTAAGAACCGGAGTAGGACTGGGGTTAGCCATCAGTAAAGAAATTGTCCTGGCCCATCAAGGCAGTATTGAGGCAAAAAGCAAGCCGGGTACCGGTGCCGAATTCCTGGTTTCCCTGCCGGGGATTGATCCTCCATAA